One Strix uralensis isolate ZFMK-TIS-50842 chromosome 9, bStrUra1, whole genome shotgun sequence DNA segment encodes these proteins:
- the CP gene encoding ceruloplasmin isoform X2 — MNLFFLSCLLVSCCCQVGAVNREYYIGIRETVWNYAPGNTNIISGNLFAEEEQAGVFLKSGPHRIGSTYKKAVYTQYTDHLYDVIVDKPSWLGFLGPIIKGEVGDSIIIHLKNFASRSYTLHPHGVRYTKENEGAFYPDNTKDLQKRDDAVEPGGQYTYTWDVTEDQGPAEGDADCITRVYHSHIDAPRDVASGLVGPLIICRKDTMNKGSDEHFAEFILMFSVMDENLSWYLEDNIRTYCSEPSKVDKDNEDFQESNKMHSINGYMYGYLPNLTMCVEDKVKWHLFGMGNEADIHSAYFHGQTLIERHHRVDTINLFPATFIDAVMVPRHSGEWLLSCQVNDHIEGGMQALFKVKDCRKSTTDHNESTKIRQYFIAAEEIIWNYGPSAMNHFTGQELIADSESHIFFEQSETRIGGSYKKAIYKEYTDDSFTEHKKRLTEEAHLGLLGPVIKAEVGESIRVTFRNNASRPFSIQPHGMSYRKSNEGALYGAASRGTESPASHVSPGATFMYEWNVPEDVGPTDQDPDCLTWLYYSAVDAVRDTSSGLVGPLLVCRKGALLPSGKQKNVNIEFFLLATVFDENLSWYLDDNILMFTLNPNKIDKDDEDFQESNKMHSINGYMYGNQPGLEMCKGSVVSWHLMGLGSEVDVHGIYFSENTFVTKGTRRDTANLFPHTFLTAIMKPDSEGVFEVSCLTTDHYTGGMKQNYKVKQCHWWNVDLSMYLHEKTYYIAAVEVEWDYSPNRTWEFERHQHHKESPGNPFLNKEDKFIGSKYKKVVYREYTDQTFSTPKNRAEEQQHLEIQGPLLMSNMGDKITIVFKNLASRPYSIHAHGVKTDSSVVAVTNPGETKMYVWKIPERSSSERGDPQCIAWAYHSTVDIIKDTYSGLIGTLVVCHKRYLPSFHTEKKVQFALLFMVFDENESWYLDENIKIYSTNPHLVDKEDEEFLESNKMHANRGLPGRRL; from the exons ATGAATCTTTTCTTCCTAAGTTGCTTGCTGGTCTCTTGCTGTTGCCAAGTTGGGGCAGTGAACAGGGAGTACTACATCGGCATTAGAGAGACAGTGTGGAACTATGCACCTGGCAACACCAACATCATCTCTGGAAACCTTTTTGCAGAAGAAGA GCAGGCTGGAGTCTTTCTCAAAAGCGGACCACATAGGATAGGAAGCACTTACAAGAAGGCTGTCTACACTCAGTACACCGATCATTTATATGATGTAATAGTTGACAAACCTTCCTGGCTGGGTTTCTTAGGCCCTATCATTAAGGGAGAAGTTGGAGATTCTATTATTATTCACTTGAAAAACTTCGCTTCCAGAAGCTACACACTGCATCCACATGGTGTAAGATacacaaaggaaaatgaag GTGCTTTTTATCCTGACAACACCAAAGATTTGCAAAAGAGAGATGATGCTGTGGAACCTGGAGGCCAGTACACTTATACGTGGGACGTGACGGAAGATCAAGGTCCAGCTGAGGGAGATGCAGACTGCATAACCAGGGTTTACCACTCCCACATAGATGCTCCAAGAGATGTTGCTTCAGGGCTTGTTGGGCCTTTAATAATTTGCAGGAAAG ataCAATGAATAAGGGCAGTGATGAACACTTTGCTGAATTTATCCTTATGTTTTCTGTGATGGATGAAAATCTCAGTTGGTATCTAGAGGATAATATCAGGACATATTGTTCTGAGCCTTCCAAAGTTGATAAAGACAACGAGGACTTCCAGGAAAGCAATAAAATGCACT CAATCAACGGGTACATGTATGGGTACCTCCCAAACCTCACAATGTGTGTGGAAGATAAGGTAAAATGGCATCTTTTTGGCATGGGTAATGAAGCTGATATCCATTCCGCCTACTTTCATGGACAGACCTTAATAGAAAGGCATCATCGAGTGGACACCATCAACCTCTTCCCAGCCACGTTTATTGATGCTGTCATGGTACCAAGGCATTCTGGGGAATGGCTGCTCAGCTGCCAAGTGAACGACCATATCGAAG GTGGTATGCAGGccctttttaaagtaaaagattGTAGGAAATCCACAACAGATCACAATGAGAGTACAAAGATAAGACAGTACTTCATTGCTGCTGAAGAGATCATCTGGAATTATGGCCCATCTGCAATGAACCATTTTACAGGACAAGAATTAATCGCTGACAG TGAATCTCACATCTTTTTTGAACAAAGTGAGACAAGAATTGGTGGCTCTTATAAAAAAGCCATTTACAAAGAATACACTGATGATTCTTTCACTGAACATAAAAAAAGACTCACAGAGGAAGCACATCTTGGACTCTTAG GACCTGTTATCAAGGCTGAAGTGGGCGAGAGCATCAGAGTGACCTTCCGAAACAATGCCAGCCGCCCATTTAGCATTCAGCCCCACGGCATGAGTTACCGCAAGAGCAACGAGGGGGCGTTGTACGGTGCTGCCTCCAGAG GTACAGAATCTCCAGCCTCTCATGTGAGTCCTGGTGCTACGTTTATGTATGAGTGGAATGTGCCAGAAGATGTGGGCCCCACAGACCAAGATCCAGACTGTTTGACATGGCTTTATTACTCAGCCGTGGATGCCGTCAGAGACACCAGTTCTGGCCTTGTGGGTCCTCTCCTGGTGTGCAGAAAAGGAGCGCTACTTCCTTCTGGGAAACAG aaaaatgtgaacattgAGTTTTTTTTACTTGCCACAGTATTTGATGAGAATCTGAGCTGGTACTTGGATGACAATATTTTGATGTTTACTCTAAATCCTAATAAAATCGACAAAGATGATGAGGACTTCCAGGAATCCAACAAAATGCACT CCATTAATGGTTATATGTACGGAAATCAGCCTGGTCTTGAGATGTGTAAAGGAAGTGTTGTTTCCTGGCATTTGATGGGCTTGGGGTCAGAAGTCGATGTCCATGGGATATACTTTTCAGAAAACACGTTCGTAACTAAAGGAACGAGAAGGGATACAGCAAATTTGTTTCCACATACATTTCTTACAGCTATTATGAAGCCTGATTCTGAAG GAGTTTTTGAAGTGTCGTGCCTGACAACAGATCACTACACAGGGGGCATGAAACAGAACTACAAAGTGAAACAGTGCCATTGGTGGAATGTGGATCTATCTATGTATTTGCACGAAAAGACTTACTATATTGCTGCAGTGGAAGTCGAATGGGACTATTCTCCTAACAGGACATGGGAATTTGAGCGGCATCAACACCACAAGGAAAG ccctggcaatccatttttaaataaagaagacAAATTCATTGGCTCAAAATACAAAAAGGTAGTATATCGTGAGTACACTGATCAGACATTCAGTACTCCCAAAAAcagggcagaggagcagcagcacctggaAATTCAAG GGCCACTGCTTATGTCAAATATGGGAGATAAAATTACAATAGTTTTTAAGAACTTGGCATCAAGACCTTATTCTATACACGCCCATGGAGTGAAAACAGACAGTTCAGTTGTCGCTGTAACTAACCCAG GTGAAACAAAAATGTACGTCTGGAAAATCCCAGAGAGATCTAGTTCTGAGAGAGGAGATCCACAGTGTATTGCATGGGCATACCACTCAACGGTGGACATCATTAAG GACACTTACAGTGGATTAATAGGCACACTTGTTGTGTGTCATAAACGTTATTTGCCAtcatttcatactgaaaaaaaagttcagtttgcTCTTCTTTTTATGGTTTTTGATGAAAATGAGTCATGGTATTtggatgaaaacataaaaatctatTCTACCAACCCACACCTTGTTGACAAAGAGGATGAGGAATTCCTTGAAAGTAATAAAATGCACG CAAACAGGGGTTTACCGGGCAGACGTCTTTGA
- the LOC141947325 gene encoding transmembrane 4 L6 family member 18-like isoform X1: protein MALETCGSCLSCLLIPLALWSIVVNILLYFPNGKASHAASYQLPNYVWYFEGICFSGVMILLLAVILITLECNVFYRCCRSESCNKTYRSFISIVLALLGVAFSGYSCIIFTLGLIQGPFCNSSHGWDYIFKDTAGGYLTDYLAWSRCTEPPNIVEWNTILLSILIALSGLQLIICSLKVVAELKRTLCGTYSVFVQAGIL from the exons ATGGCTTTAGAGACATGTGGAAGCTGTTTGAGTTGTCTGCTGATACCTCTTGCACTTTGGAGTATTGTTGTTAATATCCTATTATACTTCCCTAATGGGAAAGCTTCACATGCTGCCAGTTACCAGCTTCCCAACTACGTGTGGTATTTTGAAGGCATCTGTTTCTCAGGTGTGATG ATCCTTCTGTTGGCAGTAATTCTAATAACACTGGAGTGTAACGTGTTCTATCGGTGCTGCCGGAGTGAGAGCTGTAACAAAACCTACAGG AGTTTTATTTCGATTGTGCTAGCCCTGCTCGGAGTTGCTTTCTCTGGATACAGTTGCATCATTTTTACCTTGGGGTTGATCCAGGGCCCCTTCTGCAATTCATCACATGGATGGGATTATATCTTCAAAGACACTGCTGGAGG GTACCTCACAGATTACCTTGCTTGGTCTCGGTGCACCGAACCCCCTAACATAGTGGAGTGGAACACCATTTTACTCTCTATTCTGATAGCTCTTAGTGGACTGCAGCTGATCATCTGTTCTCTCAAAGTAGTTGCTGAGTTGAAACGGACACTCTGCGGGACCTATTCTGTTTTTGTCCAG GCCGGGATTCTCTGA
- the CP gene encoding ceruloplasmin isoform X1, whose protein sequence is MNLFFLSCLLVSCCCQVGAVNREYYIGIRETVWNYAPGNTNIISGNLFAEEEQAGVFLKSGPHRIGSTYKKAVYTQYTDHLYDVIVDKPSWLGFLGPIIKGEVGDSIIIHLKNFASRSYTLHPHGVRYTKENEGAFYPDNTKDLQKRDDAVEPGGQYTYTWDVTEDQGPAEGDADCITRVYHSHIDAPRDVASGLVGPLIICRKDTMNKGSDEHFAEFILMFSVMDENLSWYLEDNIRTYCSEPSKVDKDNEDFQESNKMHSINGYMYGYLPNLTMCVEDKVKWHLFGMGNEADIHSAYFHGQTLIERHHRVDTINLFPATFIDAVMVPRHSGEWLLSCQVNDHIEGGMQALFKVKDCRKSTTDHNESTKIRQYFIAAEEIIWNYGPSAMNHFTGQELIADSESHIFFEQSETRIGGSYKKAIYKEYTDDSFTEHKKRLTEEAHLGLLGPVIKAEVGESIRVTFRNNASRPFSIQPHGMSYRKSNEGALYGAASRGTESPASHVSPGATFMYEWNVPEDVGPTDQDPDCLTWLYYSAVDAVRDTSSGLVGPLLVCRKGALLPSGKQKNVNIEFFLLATVFDENLSWYLDDNILMFTLNPNKIDKDDEDFQESNKMHSINGYMYGNQPGLEMCKGSVVSWHLMGLGSEVDVHGIYFSENTFVTKGTRRDTANLFPHTFLTAIMKPDSEGVFEVSCLTTDHYTGGMKQNYKVKQCHWWNVDLSMYLHEKTYYIAAVEVEWDYSPNRTWEFERHQHHKESPGNPFLNKEDKFIGSKYKKVVYREYTDQTFSTPKNRAEEQQHLEIQGPLLMSNMGDKITIVFKNLASRPYSIHAHGVKTDSSVVAVTNPGETKMYVWKIPERSSSERGDPQCIAWAYHSTVDIIKDTYSGLIGTLVVCHKRYLPSFHTEKKVQFALLFMVFDENESWYLDENIKIYSTNPHLVDKEDEEFLESNKMHAINGKVFGNLHGLTMHVGDHVSWYLVGMGNEIDIHTAHFHGHSFEYKQTGVYRADVFDLFPGTFQTVEMTPQNPGTWLLHCHVTDHIHAGMEATYTVLPKEDKTVSLFPRLFNQFKCKGTAGTLE, encoded by the exons ATGAATCTTTTCTTCCTAAGTTGCTTGCTGGTCTCTTGCTGTTGCCAAGTTGGGGCAGTGAACAGGGAGTACTACATCGGCATTAGAGAGACAGTGTGGAACTATGCACCTGGCAACACCAACATCATCTCTGGAAACCTTTTTGCAGAAGAAGA GCAGGCTGGAGTCTTTCTCAAAAGCGGACCACATAGGATAGGAAGCACTTACAAGAAGGCTGTCTACACTCAGTACACCGATCATTTATATGATGTAATAGTTGACAAACCTTCCTGGCTGGGTTTCTTAGGCCCTATCATTAAGGGAGAAGTTGGAGATTCTATTATTATTCACTTGAAAAACTTCGCTTCCAGAAGCTACACACTGCATCCACATGGTGTAAGATacacaaaggaaaatgaag GTGCTTTTTATCCTGACAACACCAAAGATTTGCAAAAGAGAGATGATGCTGTGGAACCTGGAGGCCAGTACACTTATACGTGGGACGTGACGGAAGATCAAGGTCCAGCTGAGGGAGATGCAGACTGCATAACCAGGGTTTACCACTCCCACATAGATGCTCCAAGAGATGTTGCTTCAGGGCTTGTTGGGCCTTTAATAATTTGCAGGAAAG ataCAATGAATAAGGGCAGTGATGAACACTTTGCTGAATTTATCCTTATGTTTTCTGTGATGGATGAAAATCTCAGTTGGTATCTAGAGGATAATATCAGGACATATTGTTCTGAGCCTTCCAAAGTTGATAAAGACAACGAGGACTTCCAGGAAAGCAATAAAATGCACT CAATCAACGGGTACATGTATGGGTACCTCCCAAACCTCACAATGTGTGTGGAAGATAAGGTAAAATGGCATCTTTTTGGCATGGGTAATGAAGCTGATATCCATTCCGCCTACTTTCATGGACAGACCTTAATAGAAAGGCATCATCGAGTGGACACCATCAACCTCTTCCCAGCCACGTTTATTGATGCTGTCATGGTACCAAGGCATTCTGGGGAATGGCTGCTCAGCTGCCAAGTGAACGACCATATCGAAG GTGGTATGCAGGccctttttaaagtaaaagattGTAGGAAATCCACAACAGATCACAATGAGAGTACAAAGATAAGACAGTACTTCATTGCTGCTGAAGAGATCATCTGGAATTATGGCCCATCTGCAATGAACCATTTTACAGGACAAGAATTAATCGCTGACAG TGAATCTCACATCTTTTTTGAACAAAGTGAGACAAGAATTGGTGGCTCTTATAAAAAAGCCATTTACAAAGAATACACTGATGATTCTTTCACTGAACATAAAAAAAGACTCACAGAGGAAGCACATCTTGGACTCTTAG GACCTGTTATCAAGGCTGAAGTGGGCGAGAGCATCAGAGTGACCTTCCGAAACAATGCCAGCCGCCCATTTAGCATTCAGCCCCACGGCATGAGTTACCGCAAGAGCAACGAGGGGGCGTTGTACGGTGCTGCCTCCAGAG GTACAGAATCTCCAGCCTCTCATGTGAGTCCTGGTGCTACGTTTATGTATGAGTGGAATGTGCCAGAAGATGTGGGCCCCACAGACCAAGATCCAGACTGTTTGACATGGCTTTATTACTCAGCCGTGGATGCCGTCAGAGACACCAGTTCTGGCCTTGTGGGTCCTCTCCTGGTGTGCAGAAAAGGAGCGCTACTTCCTTCTGGGAAACAG aaaaatgtgaacattgAGTTTTTTTTACTTGCCACAGTATTTGATGAGAATCTGAGCTGGTACTTGGATGACAATATTTTGATGTTTACTCTAAATCCTAATAAAATCGACAAAGATGATGAGGACTTCCAGGAATCCAACAAAATGCACT CCATTAATGGTTATATGTACGGAAATCAGCCTGGTCTTGAGATGTGTAAAGGAAGTGTTGTTTCCTGGCATTTGATGGGCTTGGGGTCAGAAGTCGATGTCCATGGGATATACTTTTCAGAAAACACGTTCGTAACTAAAGGAACGAGAAGGGATACAGCAAATTTGTTTCCACATACATTTCTTACAGCTATTATGAAGCCTGATTCTGAAG GAGTTTTTGAAGTGTCGTGCCTGACAACAGATCACTACACAGGGGGCATGAAACAGAACTACAAAGTGAAACAGTGCCATTGGTGGAATGTGGATCTATCTATGTATTTGCACGAAAAGACTTACTATATTGCTGCAGTGGAAGTCGAATGGGACTATTCTCCTAACAGGACATGGGAATTTGAGCGGCATCAACACCACAAGGAAAG ccctggcaatccatttttaaataaagaagacAAATTCATTGGCTCAAAATACAAAAAGGTAGTATATCGTGAGTACACTGATCAGACATTCAGTACTCCCAAAAAcagggcagaggagcagcagcacctggaAATTCAAG GGCCACTGCTTATGTCAAATATGGGAGATAAAATTACAATAGTTTTTAAGAACTTGGCATCAAGACCTTATTCTATACACGCCCATGGAGTGAAAACAGACAGTTCAGTTGTCGCTGTAACTAACCCAG GTGAAACAAAAATGTACGTCTGGAAAATCCCAGAGAGATCTAGTTCTGAGAGAGGAGATCCACAGTGTATTGCATGGGCATACCACTCAACGGTGGACATCATTAAG GACACTTACAGTGGATTAATAGGCACACTTGTTGTGTGTCATAAACGTTATTTGCCAtcatttcatactgaaaaaaaagttcagtttgcTCTTCTTTTTATGGTTTTTGATGAAAATGAGTCATGGTATTtggatgaaaacataaaaatctatTCTACCAACCCACACCTTGTTGACAAAGAGGATGAGGAATTCCTTGAAAGTAATAAAATGCACG CCATTAATGGAAAGGTGTTTGGAAATCTACATGGTCTGACTATGCATGTGGGAGATCATGTCAGCTGGTATTTGGTGGGAATGGGCAACGAAATAGACATTCACACAGCCCATTTCCATGGCCACAGCTTTGAGTACAAg CAAACAGGGGTTTACCGGGCAGACGTCTTTGATTTGTTCCCTGGGACATTTCAAACTGTGGAAATGACCCCGCAGAACCCTGGAACGTGGCTATTGCACTGTCATGTTACTGACCACATCCACGCAGGCATGGAAGCAACCTACACAGTGCTCCCGAAGGAAG ACAAAACGG